The following proteins are co-located in the Pomacea canaliculata isolate SZHN2017 linkage group LG8, ASM307304v1, whole genome shotgun sequence genome:
- the LOC112570264 gene encoding ADP-ribosylation factor-like protein 2: MGLLTILKKMKQKEKEVRLLMLGLDNAGKTTILKKFNGEDIDTISPTLGFNIKTLEHRGFKLNVWDVGGQKSLRSYWRNYFESTDGLVWVVDSADRMRLADCRRELNSLLLEERLAGATLLVFANKQDLPGALSSEEIRQALDLDSIKTHHWLIQDCSAVTGANLLNGIDWLIDDIASRIFTMD; the protein is encoded by the exons ATGGGTTTATTgacaattcttaaaaaaatgaagcaaaaagagaaggaagtgaGACTTTTGATGTT GGGTCTGGACAATGCTGGTAAGACAACAATACTGAAAAAGTTTAATGGCGAAGATATTGATACCATTTCACCAACTCTTGGTTTTAACATCAAGACACTTGAACACAGAGG GTTTAAACTGAACGTCTGGGATGTTGGTGGCCAGAAATCCCTCCGGTCCTACTGGCGTAACTACTTTGAAAGTACTGATGGTTTGGTTTGGGTAGTAGACAGCGCAGACCGCATGAGGCTGGCAGACTGTCGGCGTGAACTTAACAGTCTTTTACTTGAAGAG AGACTGGCTGGGGCAACTCTACTTGTGTTTGCCAACAAACAAGATTTACCTGGTGCTCTATCTTCAGAAGAAATCAGACAG GCTTTGGATCTTGATAGCATCAAGACACATCATTGGCTGATTCAGGATTGCAGCGCTGTTACAGGGGCCAACCTTCTTAATGGTATCGACTGGCTTATTGATGACATTGCTTCACGCATTTTTACAATGGATTGA
- the LOC112570263 gene encoding uncharacterized protein LOC112570263: MKLRKASDSPSDRMRCKVLWHFRASSSFNALCVDRVFRQKGLNIVTGGEDGNVRIYEIDGCSPSSEPQVLIETKGGPIQCLAVHNVTRFGQKDVTAVDSQGTLTVLCGQQILSRQSLAAHALTCLQVQEDGRGYIEIVTSTEGGLITACQASSQLWSFNLNDIIKAPSSPVSVKCLLAVELPDSQGHSVHYLLAADNTQCLHLILHGHIVTSLPLPAVVNAMVQGNFFPSSQLGSAGGGVGGGVDSRQVALGCSSGSIYIFYNMSVTAEEVARAESPITQLAALTLPDSPLDLLLCSGHFAALNVYRHGELAYKHETNDWVNSIVTADVDSDGVNEVVIGCQDNTISALKFL, encoded by the exons ATGAAGCTTAGAAAAGCATCAGATAGTCCTTCTGATCGAATGCGATGCAAAGTATTGTGGCATTTCAGAGCGTCAAGTAGTTTCAATGCCTTGTGTGTTGACAGAGTCTTTAG ACAAAAAGGATTAAACATAGTGACTGGTGGAGAAGATGGAAATGTGCGAATTTATGAGATTGATGGGTGCTCACCGTCTTCAGAGCCGCAG GTGCTTATAGAAACAAAAGGTGGACCTATCCAGTGCCTTGCTGTACATAATGTGACAAGGTTCGGACAGAAAGATGTTACAGCTGTCGACAGCCAGGGGACTCTCACTGTCTTGTGTGGTCAGCAGATCTTGTCTCGCCAAAGTCTGGCAGCACATGCTTTGACTTGTCTCCAAGTGCAAGAAGATGGGC gaGGTTACATTGAAATTGTGACAAGCACAGAAGGAGGCCTTATCACAGCTTGCCAAGCATCATCACAGTTGTGGAGTTTCAATTTGAATGACATTATTAAA GCACCATCCTCCCCAGTGTCAGTGAAATGCTTGCTGGCTGTGGAGCTGCCAGATTCTCAAGGACACAGTGTACACTACTTGTTGGCAGCTGACAACACTCAGTGTCTCCACTTGATTCTTCATGGACACATTGTTACTTCTCTTCCACTGCCTGCTGTGGTTAATGCA ATGGTGCAAGGGAATTTCTTCCCTTCCTCTCAGTTAGGGTCTGCAGGAGGTGGCGTTGGTGGGGGAGTTGATTCCAGGCAAGTTGCATTAGGATGTTCCTCAGGGTCCATCTACATCTTCTACAATATGTCA GTGACTGCTGAAGAAGTGGCTCGTGCTGAAAGCCCTATCACTCAGTTGGCAGCGCTTACCTTGCCTGACAGTCCACTGGACCTTTTGCTGTGTAGTGGTCACTTTGCTGCTCTCAATGTCTACCGTCATGGAGAG CTGGCatacaaacatgaaacaaatgACTGGGTGAACTCTATTGTCACAGCAGATGTGGACAGTGATGGAGTAAATGAAGTTGTGATTGGATGTCAAGACAACACAATATCTGCACTTAAGTTCTTGTAA